One Fuerstiella marisgermanici DNA window includes the following coding sequences:
- a CDS encoding pentapeptide repeat-containing protein codes for MLEVEASNADVVMGPPLSPERGQLLKFLVDHKIDLKHLSSLGAVFDYADLRFTNLSKANLQNVSLQAASLQLSDLRDANLHDADLMFADLQGCMLDNACLDEAAIWRADLKHALLRGTKMRGTFMSDGQLLDAHVSGAFMPFPIPDADHERFLSEEYADGDLPAFDLNDPKDYAPFNLPTPDLTEKPWRDGVIYEVWNYGTKDYPFVVRPAPAAMQKWEGERSSDDSFDILERLPAEPPKGN; via the coding sequence TTGCTCGAAGTCGAAGCCTCAAACGCTGACGTTGTGATGGGGCCACCGTTGAGTCCAGAACGCGGGCAGTTGTTGAAATTTCTTGTTGACCACAAGATCGACCTCAAGCATCTCAGTTCCTTGGGCGCCGTGTTTGACTATGCAGACCTGCGGTTCACCAACCTATCCAAAGCAAACTTGCAAAATGTCAGTTTGCAGGCGGCGTCGTTGCAGTTGTCCGATTTAAGAGATGCGAATCTACACGACGCGGACCTTATGTTTGCAGATTTGCAGGGATGCATGCTCGACAATGCGTGTTTGGATGAAGCTGCGATTTGGAGGGCAGATCTAAAACACGCTCTGCTGCGCGGCACAAAAATGCGTGGGACGTTTATGTCCGACGGCCAGCTATTGGATGCTCATGTCTCCGGGGCGTTTATGCCTTTTCCAATCCCTGACGCTGATCACGAGAGATTTCTGTCAGAGGAATATGCGGATGGTGACTTGCCTGCGTTCGACCTGAATGATCCGAAGGATTACGCTCCGTTCAACTTGCCTACCCCCGATCTCACGGAAAAACCTTGGCGAGATGGCGTAATTTACGAGGTCTGGAACTACGGAACGAAAGATTATCCGTTCGTAGTGCGTCCCGCGCCAGCAGCGATGCAAAAGTGGGAGGGCGAACGGTCCTCTGATGACAGTTTCGACATTCTCGAACGGCTTCCGGCCGAGCCACCAAAAGGAAACTGA
- a CDS encoding IS256 family transposase — protein MSKTKTDRTKVPVGQALDPEVISFRAQFDERSPLDEIVREGARRMLQTAVDAEVDAFVAMHADRTDEHGRRLVVKNGSLPERDILTGAGAIPVTQGRVRDNDPDREKRVAFSPSVLPSYLRKTKAIEELIPWLYLKGISTGDFNEALQSLVGERAAGLSPNVVCRLKDQWCSEYDDWSKRDLSNKQYVYIWADGIHAKVRLEDDANKKQCLLVLMGATPEGQKELIAVLDGYRESEQSWCELLVDLKQRGLQLSPKVAVGDGALGFWAAIRKVFPETREQRCWVHKTANVLNKMPKSVQPKAKGDLHEIWQAETKDDANKAFDEFIEKYGAKYAAACDCLKKDRDELLTFYDFPAEHWSHLRTTNPIESTFATIRLRHRKTKGSGTRRASLAMMFKLAQSASKKWRRLNCHEKITLVIEGRSFKDGIMQDDIAA, from the coding sequence ATGAGCAAGACTAAAACAGACCGAACCAAAGTGCCAGTGGGTCAAGCGCTCGATCCCGAAGTGATTTCCTTTCGGGCTCAGTTCGACGAGCGAAGTCCGCTCGACGAGATTGTCCGTGAGGGAGCCAGGCGGATGCTACAAACCGCAGTCGATGCCGAGGTGGATGCGTTCGTCGCCATGCATGCGGATCGGACTGACGAGCACGGCCGGCGACTGGTCGTCAAGAACGGAAGCCTTCCGGAGCGGGACATCCTCACCGGTGCCGGAGCGATTCCGGTCACTCAGGGGCGTGTCCGCGACAACGATCCTGATCGCGAAAAACGGGTGGCTTTCTCGCCAAGCGTGCTTCCGAGCTATCTGCGAAAAACGAAGGCCATTGAAGAACTCATCCCCTGGCTTTACCTCAAAGGAATTTCCACGGGTGACTTCAACGAGGCGTTGCAGTCGCTCGTCGGCGAGCGGGCCGCCGGGCTGAGTCCCAACGTGGTTTGCCGGCTCAAGGATCAGTGGTGCAGCGAATACGATGACTGGAGCAAGCGGGATCTATCGAACAAGCAGTACGTTTACATCTGGGCCGACGGCATTCACGCGAAGGTCCGACTGGAGGATGACGCCAATAAAAAGCAGTGTTTGCTGGTGCTGATGGGGGCTACGCCGGAAGGCCAGAAAGAATTGATCGCGGTGCTGGACGGTTACCGCGAGAGCGAGCAGAGCTGGTGCGAGTTACTGGTCGACTTGAAGCAACGTGGCCTGCAATTGTCACCGAAGGTTGCCGTTGGCGATGGTGCGCTTGGCTTCTGGGCCGCGATCCGCAAAGTATTCCCCGAGACTCGTGAACAACGCTGTTGGGTTCACAAGACGGCCAATGTTCTCAACAAGATGCCTAAGAGCGTTCAACCCAAAGCGAAAGGCGACCTGCACGAAATCTGGCAGGCAGAAACGAAGGACGATGCGAACAAAGCATTCGATGAATTCATTGAAAAGTACGGTGCGAAGTATGCAGCGGCTTGCGATTGCCTGAAGAAGGACCGCGACGAGCTGCTGACGTTCTACGATTTCCCGGCCGAACACTGGAGTCACTTGCGGACAACCAACCCGATCGAATCCACCTTCGCGACGATCCGCCTTCGTCACCGCAAGACCAAAGGCAGCGGAACAAGACGGGCGAGCTTAGCGATGATGTTCAAGCTGGCTCAGTCAGCATCGAAGAAATGGAGACGACTCAACTGCCACGAAAAGATCACACTCGTCATCGAAGGACGTTCCTTCAAAGACGGAATCATGCAGGATGATATCGCCGCCTAA